One genomic segment of Acanthopagrus latus isolate v.2019 chromosome 14, fAcaLat1.1, whole genome shotgun sequence includes these proteins:
- the LOC119032169 gene encoding zinc finger protein 14-like isoform X2: MESPHRTENDSPLLLPSLRLFIPPLRLVSAAMWQVVQRGNVQDYGMVEEFISTISEIVPDLLNADQKAQLLLGLRARVVLELCRAEQITDSETIEVHLERIKALISTWAAQPCFAEVEFPESNFVDQVELLLKDAEEKEKFFQDVFPTDFGPDYDSALQVLMLDFLSRLEKLLPVPDIQQTASMLSAVPSALEECVHSVPDPRHLKTVLMYHTSLGHFDLSDDSQTIPSSFGNCILSSLSLPQLEKVVIDADQIQLQPPSEQMQGCMTVQVEGETVTLLDYIQIEPPSGLVETDDHDADEVNMEETAEEDVSEALKPAAFQPLKQSKRLQLKRKGLKENKDLTVKRQRKKYPSNKTCPVCNKVFLRAAAMRRHQETHSANRDLKYKCDNCDKRFRDHYDMKRHNMRVHERDEMGNGSKDEDSGDPSTSETSEHKNCDLCGKYFARRVDMDRHMKSHSEDRPYSCPFCEKKFKNPYVLKRHQKEICKSRELKRVKRREPQRSAPPPTPEGSTEGKACPICSRILPYSADIAKHLRSHTEERPFICITCEKGFKYKDTLKKHQIIHGHEGIREEESKTVEQILAEADNQNSAETSKTENSPDAPAEAAEESPSAPVMKKINKKCLKACPVCARAFESVKTLNRHIQCHTEDRPYHCIHCKKRFKHMHGLKRHQIYAICHRKIARFSWKKELRAGPSLSEVTSADPQQGPPPKIPVWCSNCGKHFEYPAALKEHQENVCKVEVSEIMKCDDCGKEFKSMTMLKVHQRIHDPLYCKECGKILANEAAFERHKLMHRPMQCTMCDKTFTLLRRLREHYEKEHDFSGPYPCGQCDKTFMQLSYLAIHQRIHKGEFPYICNMCPEKFRSSNCLTVHQRKHTGEKPFLCWQCGKCYRSASELTVHMGTHSEERPWACTQCDMAYRTKLQLTNHVEQIHIGVRYPCNSCGKQFMKETSLKRHELIHTGERPHQCTVCGKTFLTANELRLHNRYHTGERPYKCEECGKAFIQSGYLKSHMRIHTGEKPFKCDICDKGFRLSYHMKKHRRTHTGKPKLHSYICEECGLAFLHKKSLWEHSLTHNVKIEPSFDEVRIIEFP; encoded by the exons ATGGAGAGCCCACATCGCACCGAAAACG actctcctctgctgctgccgtctCTTCgcctcttcatccctcctctgCGGCTGGTGTCGGCGGCCATGTGGCAGGTGGTCCAGAGGGGGAACGTGCAGGACTACGGGATGGTGGAGGAGTTCATCAGCACCATTTCAGAAATCGTACCTGATCTTCTGAATGCGGATCAGAAagctcagctcctcctgggaCTCAGAGCTCGG GTGGTCCTCGAATTGTGTCGAGCCGAGCAGATAACAGATTCAGAGACCATCGAGGTGCACCTGGAGCGGATCAAGGCCCTCATATCCACGTGGGCAGCACAG CCGTGTTTCGCAGAGGTCGAGTTTCCAGAATCGAACTTCGTGGATCAGGTTGAGCTGCTGTTGAAAGACgctgaagagaaggagaagttTTTCCAG GATGTTTTTCCGACAGATTTCGGGCCCGACTATGACAGCGCTCTGCAGGTGCTGATGCTGGATTTCCTCTCAAGACTGGAGAAGCTTCTCCCGGTACCAGACATTCAGCAG ACTGCATCCATGCTCAGCGCCGTCCCATCAGCCCTGGAGGAGTGTGTGCACTCCGTTCCCGACCCGCGGCACCTGAAAACGGTGCTGATGTACCACACATCACTCGGACACTTTGATTTATCTG ATGACTCGCAGACCATTCCGTCTTCCTTTGGGAATTGCATCCTCTCTTCGCTGTCCCTCCCGCAGCTGGAGAAGGTTGTAATCGACGCCGACCAAATACAGCTACAGCCTCCGTCAGAGCAGATGCAGGGCTGTATGACTGTCCAGGTGGAGGGTGAAACTGTGACACTGTTGGACTACATACAGATCGAACCGCCGTCGGGTTTGGTTGAGACGGACGACCACGACGCAGATGAAGTGAACATGGAGGAAACCGCTGAAGAGGATGTCAGTGAAGCCCTGAAGCCTGCAGCTTTCCAACCgctgaaacaaagcaaaaggcTCCAGTTAAAGAGGAAAGGTTTGAAAGAGAACAAAGACTTGACAGTGAAGAGGCAGCGGAAAAAATACCCCAGTAATAAGACCTGTCCCGTGTGCAATAAGGTTTTCCTTCGAGCTGCAGCCATGAGACGACACCAGGAAACACACTCAGCCAATCGCGATCTCAAGTACAAGTGCGACAACTGCGACAAACGATTCAGGGACCATTACGACATGAAGCGACACAACATGCGCGTTCATGAAAGGGATGAGATGGGCAACGGCTCTAAAGACGAGGACTCTGGAGATCCGAGCACTTCCGAGACGTCAGAGCACAAAAACTGCGATCTGTGCGGGAAGTATTTTGCCCGTCGAGTGGACATGGATCGACACATGAAGTCGCACTCAGAGGACCGCCCGTACAGCTGTCCGTTCTGtgagaagaaattcaagaaCCCTTACGTTTTAAAGAGACACCAGAAGGAGATCTGCAAGAGCCGAGAGCTGAAAagggtgaagaggagagagccaCAGCGCTCGGCACCTCCGCCGACACCAGAGGGGTCGACAGAGGGCAAAGCCTGTCCCATCTGCAGCAGGATCCTGCCGTACTCTGCCGACATCGCCAAGCATTTACGATCTCACACGGAAGAGCGTCCCTTTATCTGCATCACCTGCGAGAAGGGCTTCAAGTACAAAGACACGTTGAAGAAGCATCAGATTATTCACGGTCACGAGGggatcagagaggaggagagcaagacGGTGGAACAGATTCTGGCTGAGGCTGATAATCAAAATAGTgctgaaacaagtaaaacagaaaacagtccGGATGCACCCGCAGAGGCTGCCGAGGAGTCTCCATCTGCAcctgtgatgaaaaaaatcaacaagaaATGTCTTAAAGCGTGTCCTGTCTGCGCTCGAGCATTCGAGAGTGTCAAGACACTGAACAGACACATCCAGTGTCACACAGAGGACCGGCCGTATCATTGCATCCACTGTAAGAAGCGTTTCAAACACATGCACGGCCTGAAAAGACACCAGATTTATGCGATTTGTCATAGGAAAATCGCCAGATTCTCCTGGAAAAAGGAGCTGAGAGCGGGGCCGAGTCTTAGCGAAGTGACCAGCGCCGACCCTCAACAGGGACCGCCTCCAAAAATACCCGTGTGGTGCTCAAACTGCGGCAAACACTTCGAATACCCGGCCGCTTTGAAGGAGCACCAAGAAAACGTTTGCAAGGTGGAAGTGAGCGAAATCATGAAGTGCGACGACTGCGGGAAGGAATTCAAGAGCATGACGATGCTCAAGGTGCACCAGAGGATTCACGACCCGCTCTACTGCAAAGAGTGCGGGAAGATCCTCGCCAACGAGGCCGCCTTCGAGAGGCACAAACTCATGCACAGGCCGATGCAGTGCACGATGTGCGACAAGACTTTTACTCTACTGAGACGCTTAAGGGAACACTACGAGAAGGAGCACGACTTCAGCGGGCCGTATCCTTGTGGACAGTGTGACAAAACCTTCATGCAGCTGTCATACCTCGCCATCCACCAGAGGATCCACAAAGGAGAGTTCCCCTACATCTGTAACATGTGTCCAGAGAAGTTCAGGTCCTCCAACTGTCTGACGGTgcaccagaggaaacacaccGGGGAGAAACCCTTCCTGTGCTGGCAGTGCGGGAAGTGTTACCGCTCGGCGTCGGAGCTCACCGTTCACATGGGAACTCACTCCGAGGAGAGACCCTGGGCCTGCACGCAGTGCGACATGGCGTACCGCACCAAACTGCAGCTCACCAACCACGTGGAACAGATCCACATCGGCGTCAGGTACCCGTGCAACAGCTGCGGGAAGCAGTTCATGAAGGAGACGTCGCTGAAGAGGCACGAGCTCATCCACACAGGCGAGCGGCCGCACCAGTGCACAGTGTGCGGCAAGACCTTCCTGACCGCCAACGAGCTCCGGCTGCACAACAGGTATCACACCGGGGAGCGGCCGTACAAGTGCGAGGAGTGCGGCAAAGCCTTCATTCAGTCGGGATATCTCAAGTCGCACATGCGCATCCACACGGGAGAGAAGCCgtttaaatgtgacatctgcGATAAAGGCTTCCGGCTGTCGTACCACATGAAGAAACACAGGCGGACTCACACCGGGAAGCCAAAGCTACATAGCTACATCTGTGAGGAGTGCGGGCTGGCGTTCCTCCATAAAAAGTCGCTGTGGGAACACTCGCTCACTCACAATGTGAAAATCGAACCGTCGTTCGATGAAGTGAGAATTATAGAGTTTCCATAG
- the LOC119032169 gene encoding zinc finger protein 14-like isoform X1: MSFQNSHFSTTWMQLRKSRLQQPCLPLCWDSPLLLPSLRLFIPPLRLVSAAMWQVVQRGNVQDYGMVEEFISTISEIVPDLLNADQKAQLLLGLRARVVLELCRAEQITDSETIEVHLERIKALISTWAAQPCFAEVEFPESNFVDQVELLLKDAEEKEKFFQDVFPTDFGPDYDSALQVLMLDFLSRLEKLLPVPDIQQTASMLSAVPSALEECVHSVPDPRHLKTVLMYHTSLGHFDLSDDSQTIPSSFGNCILSSLSLPQLEKVVIDADQIQLQPPSEQMQGCMTVQVEGETVTLLDYIQIEPPSGLVETDDHDADEVNMEETAEEDVSEALKPAAFQPLKQSKRLQLKRKGLKENKDLTVKRQRKKYPSNKTCPVCNKVFLRAAAMRRHQETHSANRDLKYKCDNCDKRFRDHYDMKRHNMRVHERDEMGNGSKDEDSGDPSTSETSEHKNCDLCGKYFARRVDMDRHMKSHSEDRPYSCPFCEKKFKNPYVLKRHQKEICKSRELKRVKRREPQRSAPPPTPEGSTEGKACPICSRILPYSADIAKHLRSHTEERPFICITCEKGFKYKDTLKKHQIIHGHEGIREEESKTVEQILAEADNQNSAETSKTENSPDAPAEAAEESPSAPVMKKINKKCLKACPVCARAFESVKTLNRHIQCHTEDRPYHCIHCKKRFKHMHGLKRHQIYAICHRKIARFSWKKELRAGPSLSEVTSADPQQGPPPKIPVWCSNCGKHFEYPAALKEHQENVCKVEVSEIMKCDDCGKEFKSMTMLKVHQRIHDPLYCKECGKILANEAAFERHKLMHRPMQCTMCDKTFTLLRRLREHYEKEHDFSGPYPCGQCDKTFMQLSYLAIHQRIHKGEFPYICNMCPEKFRSSNCLTVHQRKHTGEKPFLCWQCGKCYRSASELTVHMGTHSEERPWACTQCDMAYRTKLQLTNHVEQIHIGVRYPCNSCGKQFMKETSLKRHELIHTGERPHQCTVCGKTFLTANELRLHNRYHTGERPYKCEECGKAFIQSGYLKSHMRIHTGEKPFKCDICDKGFRLSYHMKKHRRTHTGKPKLHSYICEECGLAFLHKKSLWEHSLTHNVKIEPSFDEVRIIEFP, translated from the exons ATGTCATtccaaaacagtcatttttcaacaaCCTGGATGCAGCTCAGAAAGTCACGACTACAGCAGCCATGTTTACCACTTTGTTGGG actctcctctgctgctgccgtctCTTCgcctcttcatccctcctctgCGGCTGGTGTCGGCGGCCATGTGGCAGGTGGTCCAGAGGGGGAACGTGCAGGACTACGGGATGGTGGAGGAGTTCATCAGCACCATTTCAGAAATCGTACCTGATCTTCTGAATGCGGATCAGAAagctcagctcctcctgggaCTCAGAGCTCGG GTGGTCCTCGAATTGTGTCGAGCCGAGCAGATAACAGATTCAGAGACCATCGAGGTGCACCTGGAGCGGATCAAGGCCCTCATATCCACGTGGGCAGCACAG CCGTGTTTCGCAGAGGTCGAGTTTCCAGAATCGAACTTCGTGGATCAGGTTGAGCTGCTGTTGAAAGACgctgaagagaaggagaagttTTTCCAG GATGTTTTTCCGACAGATTTCGGGCCCGACTATGACAGCGCTCTGCAGGTGCTGATGCTGGATTTCCTCTCAAGACTGGAGAAGCTTCTCCCGGTACCAGACATTCAGCAG ACTGCATCCATGCTCAGCGCCGTCCCATCAGCCCTGGAGGAGTGTGTGCACTCCGTTCCCGACCCGCGGCACCTGAAAACGGTGCTGATGTACCACACATCACTCGGACACTTTGATTTATCTG ATGACTCGCAGACCATTCCGTCTTCCTTTGGGAATTGCATCCTCTCTTCGCTGTCCCTCCCGCAGCTGGAGAAGGTTGTAATCGACGCCGACCAAATACAGCTACAGCCTCCGTCAGAGCAGATGCAGGGCTGTATGACTGTCCAGGTGGAGGGTGAAACTGTGACACTGTTGGACTACATACAGATCGAACCGCCGTCGGGTTTGGTTGAGACGGACGACCACGACGCAGATGAAGTGAACATGGAGGAAACCGCTGAAGAGGATGTCAGTGAAGCCCTGAAGCCTGCAGCTTTCCAACCgctgaaacaaagcaaaaggcTCCAGTTAAAGAGGAAAGGTTTGAAAGAGAACAAAGACTTGACAGTGAAGAGGCAGCGGAAAAAATACCCCAGTAATAAGACCTGTCCCGTGTGCAATAAGGTTTTCCTTCGAGCTGCAGCCATGAGACGACACCAGGAAACACACTCAGCCAATCGCGATCTCAAGTACAAGTGCGACAACTGCGACAAACGATTCAGGGACCATTACGACATGAAGCGACACAACATGCGCGTTCATGAAAGGGATGAGATGGGCAACGGCTCTAAAGACGAGGACTCTGGAGATCCGAGCACTTCCGAGACGTCAGAGCACAAAAACTGCGATCTGTGCGGGAAGTATTTTGCCCGTCGAGTGGACATGGATCGACACATGAAGTCGCACTCAGAGGACCGCCCGTACAGCTGTCCGTTCTGtgagaagaaattcaagaaCCCTTACGTTTTAAAGAGACACCAGAAGGAGATCTGCAAGAGCCGAGAGCTGAAAagggtgaagaggagagagccaCAGCGCTCGGCACCTCCGCCGACACCAGAGGGGTCGACAGAGGGCAAAGCCTGTCCCATCTGCAGCAGGATCCTGCCGTACTCTGCCGACATCGCCAAGCATTTACGATCTCACACGGAAGAGCGTCCCTTTATCTGCATCACCTGCGAGAAGGGCTTCAAGTACAAAGACACGTTGAAGAAGCATCAGATTATTCACGGTCACGAGGggatcagagaggaggagagcaagacGGTGGAACAGATTCTGGCTGAGGCTGATAATCAAAATAGTgctgaaacaagtaaaacagaaaacagtccGGATGCACCCGCAGAGGCTGCCGAGGAGTCTCCATCTGCAcctgtgatgaaaaaaatcaacaagaaATGTCTTAAAGCGTGTCCTGTCTGCGCTCGAGCATTCGAGAGTGTCAAGACACTGAACAGACACATCCAGTGTCACACAGAGGACCGGCCGTATCATTGCATCCACTGTAAGAAGCGTTTCAAACACATGCACGGCCTGAAAAGACACCAGATTTATGCGATTTGTCATAGGAAAATCGCCAGATTCTCCTGGAAAAAGGAGCTGAGAGCGGGGCCGAGTCTTAGCGAAGTGACCAGCGCCGACCCTCAACAGGGACCGCCTCCAAAAATACCCGTGTGGTGCTCAAACTGCGGCAAACACTTCGAATACCCGGCCGCTTTGAAGGAGCACCAAGAAAACGTTTGCAAGGTGGAAGTGAGCGAAATCATGAAGTGCGACGACTGCGGGAAGGAATTCAAGAGCATGACGATGCTCAAGGTGCACCAGAGGATTCACGACCCGCTCTACTGCAAAGAGTGCGGGAAGATCCTCGCCAACGAGGCCGCCTTCGAGAGGCACAAACTCATGCACAGGCCGATGCAGTGCACGATGTGCGACAAGACTTTTACTCTACTGAGACGCTTAAGGGAACACTACGAGAAGGAGCACGACTTCAGCGGGCCGTATCCTTGTGGACAGTGTGACAAAACCTTCATGCAGCTGTCATACCTCGCCATCCACCAGAGGATCCACAAAGGAGAGTTCCCCTACATCTGTAACATGTGTCCAGAGAAGTTCAGGTCCTCCAACTGTCTGACGGTgcaccagaggaaacacaccGGGGAGAAACCCTTCCTGTGCTGGCAGTGCGGGAAGTGTTACCGCTCGGCGTCGGAGCTCACCGTTCACATGGGAACTCACTCCGAGGAGAGACCCTGGGCCTGCACGCAGTGCGACATGGCGTACCGCACCAAACTGCAGCTCACCAACCACGTGGAACAGATCCACATCGGCGTCAGGTACCCGTGCAACAGCTGCGGGAAGCAGTTCATGAAGGAGACGTCGCTGAAGAGGCACGAGCTCATCCACACAGGCGAGCGGCCGCACCAGTGCACAGTGTGCGGCAAGACCTTCCTGACCGCCAACGAGCTCCGGCTGCACAACAGGTATCACACCGGGGAGCGGCCGTACAAGTGCGAGGAGTGCGGCAAAGCCTTCATTCAGTCGGGATATCTCAAGTCGCACATGCGCATCCACACGGGAGAGAAGCCgtttaaatgtgacatctgcGATAAAGGCTTCCGGCTGTCGTACCACATGAAGAAACACAGGCGGACTCACACCGGGAAGCCAAAGCTACATAGCTACATCTGTGAGGAGTGCGGGCTGGCGTTCCTCCATAAAAAGTCGCTGTGGGAACACTCGCTCACTCACAATGTGAAAATCGAACCGTCGTTCGATGAAGTGAGAATTATAGAGTTTCCATAG